The Nostoc sp. 'Lobaria pulmonaria (5183) cyanobiont' genome window below encodes:
- a CDS encoding sensor histidine kinase, producing the protein MDFSQLLAEKMDTILDKWILAVRKDRRIESADDLSYTAVKDHIPDVLKAMVTVLSKSQENDIQSMVTASFQHGAIRAEQGFDPAEIAREYHLLRTVIFDALQPDFLKGVPSEIIRSMRLIDAIIDEAIARCFKSYVEERLRELQKLQASLTLHNDELTRLISANQEYLSQLAHELKHPLTSIIGYSDLFLRQQRRKTDIKDNFTNLEHIERVLRNGRQLLHLINDVLELSRYEAGQIKLQLAPTDVRALIDNVCEMLEPLAVGKNLQIVVDCDRIPEKLITDSFQLQQIITNLISNAIRYTELGTVIIMCQVLENQRWAIAVSDTGVGIAPENQAQIFEPYFRVSYSDRPYLPDSTGLGLAIVSRLVKLLQGQMNLASQVGVGSTFTIIFALEVEF; encoded by the coding sequence ATGGATTTTAGTCAACTACTGGCTGAAAAAATGGACACCATCCTTGATAAATGGATTTTAGCAGTTCGCAAGGATAGACGAATTGAAAGTGCTGATGACCTATCTTATACAGCGGTCAAGGATCACATTCCTGATGTTTTGAAAGCGATGGTGACAGTGCTTTCAAAATCTCAGGAGAATGATATTCAGTCAATGGTTACTGCCAGTTTTCAGCATGGAGCGATTCGAGCCGAACAAGGTTTTGATCCAGCAGAAATTGCCAGAGAATATCATCTGCTGCGAACAGTAATATTTGATGCTCTACAACCAGATTTCTTAAAGGGAGTCCCGTCAGAGATAATTCGTTCCATGCGTTTGATTGACGCTATTATAGACGAAGCGATCGCTCGATGTTTCAAGAGTTATGTTGAGGAACGCTTACGGGAATTACAGAAGTTGCAAGCATCACTAACGCTCCATAATGATGAACTCACGCGGTTAATTAGCGCCAATCAAGAATATCTTTCCCAACTAGCCCACGAATTGAAACATCCTCTAACTTCGATTATTGGTTATTCGGATCTGTTTTTACGCCAACAACGACGAAAGACTGATATCAAAGACAACTTTACCAATTTAGAACATATTGAGCGGGTACTACGCAATGGTAGACAGTTACTCCATCTGATCAATGATGTACTAGAACTTTCGCGCTATGAGGCAGGGCAGATTAAACTCCAATTAGCACCTACCGATGTGCGTGCATTAATCGATAACGTATGTGAAATGTTAGAACCTTTAGCTGTGGGAAAAAATTTACAAATCGTAGTTGATTGCGATCGCATTCCCGAAAAATTAATTACAGATTCTTTTCAGTTACAACAAATTATTACAAATCTTATTAGTAATGCGATTCGTTATACAGAGTTGGGAACTGTGATTATCATGTGTCAGGTGTTGGAGAACCAGAGATGGGCGATCGCAGTTTCTGACACTGGAGTTGGCATTGCGCCCGAAAACCAAGCCCAGATATTTGAACCCTACTTTCGCGTAAGTTATAGCGATCGTCCCTATCTTCCTGATAGTACAGGATTGGGATTAGCGATCGTCTCGCGGTTGGTAAAACTATTGCAAGGTCAAATGAATCTAGCCTCGCAGGTAGGCGTTGGTTCTACTTTCACCATAATTTTTGCTTTAGAAGTTGAGTTTTAA
- a CDS encoding aminopeptidase P N-terminal domain-containing protein, producing MQAEYRQRREQLMAKIGDGTAIFRSAPMAVMHNDVEYVYRQDSDFFYLTGLNEPQAVAVLAPHHSEHRFVLFVQPKDREKEVWTGYLCGVDAAKEIYGADEAYPISELDEKLPQYLEKASRIYYHLGRDRTFNDQILRHYQSLLRTYPKRGTGPIAIEDTGPVLNSMRLIKSEAELELMRQAAAIATEAHNYAQEIAAPGRYEYEIQAEMERIFRVRGGLGPAYPSIVASGVNACVLHYIENNRQMQDGELLLIDAGCAYGYYNSDITRTFPVGGKFTPEQKMLYEIVLEAQKQAIAQIQPGNPFKLVHDTAVRVLTEGLVELGILKGEIDKLIEEEKYKPYYMHRTSHWLGLDVHDVGVYQHGEDKPQILQPGQILTVEPGLYIVPDTKLAEDQPQTDPRWVGIGIRIEDDVLVTPGGHEVLTAGVPKAVDEIEK from the coding sequence ATGCAAGCAGAATATCGGCAGCGTCGCGAGCAGTTAATGGCAAAAATTGGTGATGGGACAGCCATTTTTCGCAGTGCGCCAATGGCAGTAATGCACAATGATGTTGAGTATGTTTATCGTCAAGACAGTGATTTTTTTTACTTAACTGGTTTGAATGAACCACAAGCAGTAGCAGTGTTAGCGCCGCATCATTCAGAACATCGGTTTGTGCTGTTTGTCCAACCAAAGGATCGCGAAAAGGAAGTATGGACTGGTTATCTTTGTGGGGTAGATGCAGCAAAAGAAATTTATGGTGCTGATGAAGCGTACCCCATTAGCGAGTTAGATGAAAAGTTGCCACAGTATTTAGAAAAAGCTAGCCGGATTTACTATCACTTAGGACGCGATCGCACTTTTAACGATCAAATCCTGAGACATTACCAAAGTTTACTGCGGACTTATCCGAAGCGCGGTACTGGGCCGATCGCTATTGAAGATACTGGCCCTGTCCTCAACAGCATGAGATTGATCAAAAGCGAAGCTGAGTTGGAATTGATGCGTCAAGCAGCTGCGATCGCAACTGAAGCACACAATTACGCCCAAGAAATCGCCGCACCGGGACGTTATGAGTACGAAATCCAGGCGGAGATGGAACGCATCTTTCGAGTGCGGGGTGGCTTAGGGCCTGCTTATCCTTCGATTGTGGCTTCTGGTGTAAATGCTTGCGTACTCCACTACATTGAAAATAATCGTCAAATGCAGGATGGAGAATTACTACTAATTGATGCCGGTTGTGCTTACGGTTATTACAACTCCGATATTACGCGGACATTTCCTGTAGGGGGTAAGTTTACGCCAGAACAAAAGATGCTGTATGAGATTGTTTTGGAGGCGCAAAAACAAGCGATCGCTCAAATCCAACCAGGTAATCCCTTCAAATTAGTTCATGATACAGCAGTGCGCGTTCTTACAGAAGGTTTAGTCGAACTTGGTATTCTCAAGGGTGAAATTGATAAGTTAATTGAAGAAGAAAAATATAAACCATATTATATGCACCGCACCAGTCATTGGTTAGGTTTAGATGTCCATGATGTCGGTGTTTATCAGCATGGTGAAGACAAACCTCAAATTTTACAACCAGGTCAAATTTTGACAGTGGAACCGGGACTATATATTGTGCCGGATACCAAACTAGCAGAAGACCAGCCACAGACCGATCCGCGATGGGTTGGCATTGGCATTCGGATTGAGGATGATGTATTAGTTACACCTGGAGGACATGAGGTGTTAACTGCGGGGGTTCCCAAAGCTGTAGATGAAATAGAAAAATAA
- a CDS encoding NUDIX hydrolase: MSTQPIIKKAIAYVTKKDELMVFTHTDFPEAGVQVPAGTVEESEEPSEAVLREIYEESGVKGVRMIELLGIYQYNMTPYRNEIQERYVYHLELTQPTLSTWRHWEIHPNTSKNPISFDFYWVRLDGSDLGLAGGQGYFLSKLVHKIKNIQDSANT; the protein is encoded by the coding sequence ATGTCTACTCAACCCATAATAAAAAAAGCGATCGCTTATGTAACCAAGAAAGATGAATTAATGGTGTTTACACATACTGATTTTCCTGAAGCTGGCGTGCAAGTACCTGCTGGTACAGTTGAAGAAAGTGAGGAGCCATCTGAAGCTGTACTGCGAGAAATTTATGAAGAATCTGGTGTTAAGGGAGTTCGGATGATTGAGTTATTGGGTATTTATCAATACAATATGACTCCCTATCGGAATGAAATTCAAGAACGTTATGTTTATCATCTCGAATTAACTCAGCCTACATTATCTACTTGGCGGCATTGGGAAATACATCCAAATACCAGCAAAAACCCTATATCTTTTGATTTTTATTGGGTTAGATTGGATGGCTCAGATTTAGGTCTAGCTGGTGGTCAAGGTTATTTTTTATCTAAGCTTGTTCACAAAATAAAAAATATTCAGGATTCAGCTAATACTTAA
- a CDS encoding FG-GAP repeat domain-containing protein has protein sequence MSGNQNSSPLALNTSRLLSDSFAKSEILTTSLKSLNYDFGFGSKSSSLALESEPVTAPVKTSANPNPNPYLTSAAITPDFNGDGKTDKVWANSSTGEIIIRLMDGTKVLEQGSLGQFDLSAYDYKIADFNADGKTDFLLRNKTTGENAIVLMDGTKVANSAALTSVDPAWTPQIGDFNGDRKTDIFWHNNQTGENAIWEMDGTTVLNATVLDTTDAALTPTIVDFDGNGKSDIFWRNPTTGDNGAWFMDGTQKTELSLQSQDAAWTPTLGDFNGDYKTDILWRNPQTGENKVWTMNGILVTEGALKTLDSAWTSKIGDFNGDGKTDIFWHNGSTGENTAWLMDGTTVATEAFLPANNAALTPSLGDFNGDGKTDIYWRDQTAGADTIWTIDGTTAVDNPISDADKLTGEWYTF, from the coding sequence ATGTCTGGAAATCAAAATTCCTCACCTTTAGCTTTGAATACATCTCGATTATTATCAGATTCTTTTGCAAAATCAGAAATCTTGACAACTTCTCTTAAGAGTTTAAATTATGATTTTGGGTTTGGAAGTAAGAGTTCTTCACTAGCACTAGAAAGTGAACCGGTGACTGCGCCTGTTAAAACATCAGCAAATCCCAATCCTAATCCTTACTTAACTAGTGCAGCGATTACTCCTGACTTTAACGGTGATGGCAAAACGGACAAAGTTTGGGCCAATTCTTCAACTGGCGAGATTATCATTCGATTGATGGATGGCACAAAAGTTTTGGAACAGGGTTCTCTAGGTCAATTTGACCTATCCGCCTATGATTACAAAATTGCTGACTTCAATGCTGATGGCAAAACCGACTTCTTGTTACGCAATAAGACAACCGGTGAGAATGCCATTGTGCTGATGGATGGTACCAAAGTTGCTAATTCGGCTGCTCTAACCAGTGTTGACCCAGCTTGGACTCCTCAGATTGGCGATTTCAATGGCGATCGCAAAACAGATATCTTCTGGCATAATAATCAAACGGGTGAGAACGCTATTTGGGAGATGGATGGTACAACAGTTCTGAATGCAACTGTTTTAGACACTACAGACGCAGCACTAACTCCTACCATTGTTGATTTCGACGGGAATGGCAAGAGTGATATTTTCTGGCGCAATCCGACAACTGGCGATAACGGCGCTTGGTTTATGGATGGTACGCAAAAGACTGAACTTTCACTGCAATCACAAGACGCCGCCTGGACTCCTACCCTTGGTGATTTTAACGGCGATTATAAGACTGATATTCTGTGGAGAAACCCTCAAACAGGTGAAAACAAGGTTTGGACGATGAATGGGATCTTAGTCACAGAGGGTGCTCTGAAGACACTTGACTCAGCCTGGACTTCTAAAATTGGCGATTTCAACGGCGATGGCAAGACCGATATTTTCTGGCACAATGGCAGCACAGGTGAGAACACCGCTTGGTTGATGGATGGTACAACAGTTGCTACTGAAGCTTTCTTACCGGCTAATAACGCGGCCTTGACACCATCGCTTGGCGATTTCAACGGCGATGGTAAGACCGACATCTACTGGCGCGATCAGACAGCCGGTGCAGACACCATTTGGACTATAGATGGAACGACAGCTGTTGATAACCCCATCAGCGACGCAGATAAGCTAACCGGAGAGTGGTATACGTTCTAA